Part of the Cuniculiplasma divulgatum genome, AAATGGATCTCCTGGAATGTATTCCCTAATGGATTCAAATTCGTGGGTTGGTGGACCAGTTCTTGTGACGGAATTTCTAGGCTTAACTCTGTTTGATTTAAGCTGGAACTGGCTTTTCTTAAGCATCTTTATCTGCGGGTCCACTTCAATATTATGATCAACTGGAAATTTCAGCAGTTTTTTTCTTTTGTAACCTATTACCGGCTGATATTCGATAAGAATATCAGTCCAGTTAAATATCCCTCTTCTGGTTGTAACTATGGTATAATCCACTGTTTTTTCCCTTTCATGGAATCCCTTGAAAAAGAGATGCACATTCGTTCCATCGACAATATTCATTTCCGGGAATGTAGGAAGCTTCATGTTTAGCATGCCGAAACCTTTCTTTGCGGAAATTTTTACCCAGATTTTATATTCATCCCCCACCTTTAAAAATTTAGGAATGTCATAATCTATGTCCAGTTTTAGATCCCTCTCCATGTAAGAAAGTAGAAAGATGAATATGACTGGCATAAAAAGAGAACCGAATATTGCTTTCTGTGTTGATATTATTCCAGCAACTGCTATGAAGGCTGAAACTATTGAAAGGATGAGTATCTGCTTGTTCCATATGCTGTTCATCAGTTACCTTTTGGTACTTCCATCTTATCCAAATATTCCTTCACTATGGCTTCAGGACTTATTTCATCCATAACCTGTTCTGGTTTCAGAATGATCCTGTGTGCAAGGCATTCTATTGCCACATTTTTAACATCATCTGGAATTACATAATCCCTTCCATCTATCATGGCCATGGCCTGAGCAAGTCTCATTAGTGAGATGATTCCTCTTGGGCTTGGTCCGGCCATTACTCTCTTATCATCCCTTATTTGTCTGAACTGGGAAATATAACTTGTTATCTCATCACTTACTGTTACTTTTTCCGATGTCTTTTGCAGATCTATGATCTTCGAAGCATCCATAAGCTTAGTTGCCATTGAACTTGGATCATTTGTTCCCCATAATTTTCTTCTTCTCAATATTTCAAGATCATCCTTTGGATAACCGAAAGAAAGCCTGATCATGAATCTGTCCATCTGAGCTTCAGGAAGTGGATAGGTTCCTTCAAATTCGATTGGGTTCTGGGTTGCAATAACGATGAACGGTGGAGGAAGCTTAATCGTTTCTCCCTCAATTGTAACCTGTCTCTCCTCCATGGATTCAAGCAGGGCGGCCTGTGTTTTTGGGGGTGCCCTGTTTATTTCATCTGCAAGTATGAGATTAGAAAATACTGGACCCTTAACCAGTTCAAAGTTTCCGGTGGAAGCTCTCCATATCTTTGTTCCGGTGATATCACTCGGTAGAAGATCTGGCGTGAATTGAATCCTTTTGAATCCTATCCCAAGAACGTTTGAGAATAACTTTGCAACAAAGGTCTTTCCGATTCCAGGATTATCCTGCAGTAGTACATGGCCAGAGGCCATTATTGATGCAGTTATCTTCTTCAGTGGATCACTATCACCCACAAAAAACTTTGATATTTCATTAACTATAGAACCTGATTCCCTCACACTTTCGCTCACTTCTTTTTCTAAGCTGTCATTGTTCATTTTTTTCACCCACTGCTCCCATATATTTCAATAAATTTTCTGTAATATTTTTTCTTCTTGACACTTCATTTTCATAAATCCTGCTATTTCTATTTGCAACTCCAAGCGCGACAGACCTCGGAGGGTTATACTCCATTATCTGCTTCAGCAACCTCAGGATGAAATCAAGATCCATGCCCCTTTCTGTAAGATACTTTGTTGCTGCTATTATAAGCTGTTCTTTTGCCCCTTCATTCTCAAATGTGCTAACCGCCTTCCCCATGTATGATATGTCAGAATAAGATGTGAGATTGGAGACTTTCTCAAATTTGTTAAAAGTTGTTAAATTAGTATCTTCCAGCTTTACGGAAGAGCTTCGGTAAAGCGACTTTACTGCAATAAGTACTCCTATAAGAAGGATAGCTATAAAGAAAACAAGAAAAACGATGGAAAAGGGATTTGGCACAGATTCAAAGTATAGACCCAGGAATAACCCCATTATAAAGAAAAATGTGCCTATAGAACCTCTAGCGTTCACTATTTGTGAGGATAATATTGAATTCTGTTCGTTTTTAGAGTCAAGTCCAAAGTAGAAAAAGGATGTAGCAACCATAGCAAGAAAGGCAAAAAGAAGACCGTATGAAATTGCTAGAACTTTACCTATGTCAGTGAAAAACGCATACAGGATAAGTAAGAGCAGGGAAGTTGTGAAAGGAGTTATGAACATAGCAAATCTTGGCCATGTTCTGTTTACTCCATCTATCTTTCCCATCTTCCTTCCTGTAAAGAAAATTGAAAGTGAGATCATTATGGGAAAAAGAGAGGTTTCAAGTGAATAGTATGATGGATTAACTGAATCCAGTAAGGGTGAAAGAAGAAAGATCCAGAAAAATACAATAAACACAAATGGGAACAAAAGATACCAGAAAGCGTAGTAAATCCCGACTTTTTTTAGTTCCTTAAAGATTCTTCCTATGTCATATGCAAATACCAGAATGTCCAGCAAAATTAACAGAGATGCAGTTATAGAAGGAAATGTGAGATATACAGGAAGAATGAGAATTATACCGATCAGGAACAGGATATAGACAGTTAAATTCTTGCGTGATTTATTCTTTATCTGATTATTTTCCAACAGCAACCCCTACATAAACATTTTTGGATCTTTCATTGCGTTTTTAAGATACCTAAGGAATTCATAATATTCATTACTATTAATTCTTTTTTGTCCATAATATATCCGTTCGTATAACCTGATCAATTTATCAGCATCAGCCTTGCTTTTGATCATGTTTTGGAAATCTATTGAATTTTCCAGCTCTCTTAAAGTCCTGTTCTTCAGTGATTTTAGAATATCGTTTCCTAGATTTCCAGTTAACTGTTTCTGGGCGTCATCTCTGATATTAATTCCCACTATATCCTTTTCTTCGCTTCCATCATCCCAGATGCCCTTTATCATGTTTTTTCCTCTGCTAATATTCATCCTGATCTTTCCATGAGTCATATTACCATTCAAATTAC contains:
- a CDS encoding AAA family ATPase, encoding MNNDSLEKEVSESVRESGSIVNEISKFFVGDSDPLKKITASIMASGHVLLQDNPGIGKTFVAKLFSNVLGIGFKRIQFTPDLLPSDITGTKIWRASTGNFELVKGPVFSNLILADEINRAPPKTQAALLESMEERQVTIEGETIKLPPPFIVIATQNPIEFEGTYPLPEAQMDRFMIRLSFGYPKDDLEILRRRKLWGTNDPSSMATKLMDASKIIDLQKTSEKVTVSDEITSYISQFRQIRDDKRVMAGPSPRGIISLMRLAQAMAMIDGRDYVIPDDVKNVAIECLAHRIILKPEQVMDEISPEAIVKEYLDKMEVPKGN